A region of Solea solea chromosome 7, fSolSol10.1, whole genome shotgun sequence DNA encodes the following proteins:
- the rps25 gene encoding small ribosomal subunit protein eS25 — protein MPPKQDKKKDAGKSKKDKDPVNKSGGKAKKKKWSKGKVRDKLNNLVLFDKATYEKLYKEVPNYKLITPAVVSERLKIRGSLARNALQELLAKGMIKLVSKHRAQLIYTRNTKGGDEEGAPEKA, from the exons ATG CCTCCCAAACAAGATAAGAAGAAGGACGCTGGGAAGTCCAAAAAGGACAAGGACCCAGTCAACAAATCTGGAGGCAAAGCCAAGAAGAAG AAGTGGTCCAAGGGAAAAGTTAGGGATAAGCTCAACAACCTGGTCCTCTTCGACAAGGCCACCTACGAAAAGTTGTACAAAGAAGTCCCCAACTACAAACTCATCACCCCCGCTGTTGTGTCTGAGAGGCTGAAGATCCGTGGCTCTCTGGCCAGGAACGCCCTTCAGGAACTGCTCGCTAAAG GCATGATCAAACTGGTGTCCAAACACAGAGCACAGCTGATTTACACACGTAACACCAAGGGTGGAGATGAGGAGGGAGCACCAGAGAAAGCATAA